The Candidatus Melainabacteria bacterium genome contains a region encoding:
- a CDS encoding GNAT family N-acetyltransferase: MISSLLSKQNKNIIFDFCNEGEKKELYELFLEIIKEGNSYPQAIPFSFEEFLNYFFPKNSKALICKDKETNEIIGGFYIKPNFSGRCSHIANCGYIVKKEYRGQKIGFHLGKCSIDIARELGYKAIIFNLVFRENIAALTLWKKLGFKIIGTIPNAVRKDDGSFQDACIMFLSLNSS; this comes from the coding sequence ATGATAAGTTCATTGTTATCAAAACAAAACAAAAATATTATCTTTGACTTTTGTAATGAAGGTGAGAAGAAAGAATTATATGAGCTGTTCTTAGAAATTATTAAAGAAGGCAACTCTTATCCACAAGCTATTCCTTTTAGCTTTGAAGAATTTTTAAATTATTTTTTCCCTAAGAATTCCAAAGCTCTTATCTGTAAGGATAAAGAAACAAACGAAATAATTGGCGGGTTTTACATAAAGCCTAATTTCTCTGGAAGGTGTTCACATATTGCAAATTGTGGTTACATAGTAAAGAAAGAATACAGAGGACAAAAGATTGGTTTTCACCTTGGGAAATGTTCTATTGACATAGCAAGAGAATTGGGGTATAAGGCAATAATTTTTAATTTAGTATTTAGAGAAAACATTGCTGCACTGACGCTTTGGAAAAAGCTTGGATTTAAAATCATAGGTACAATACCTAATGCTGTAAGAAAAGATGATGGCAGCTTTCAAGATGCTTGCATTATGTTCTTAAGTTTAAATAGTAGTTAA
- the scpB gene encoding SMC-Scp complex subunit ScpB, which translates to MKDTSNEQLTTVGTDPVGADLVSAHISNALKLDLKSQIEAILFVTDTSLKTGAIAKLLNASYDEVQSALVQLIQEYEDRNGGLEISTDDGYIIQVKTQYLNIVTEMMPLELNPGPMRTLSAIALKEPVLQSEIIDMRGSGAYEHINELVEQELVFKKPQGLTYILRTTKKFQQYFRLTQEADKIKEKLQEEAAKRAKEKENYSKSTSLSQAI; encoded by the coding sequence GTGAAAGATACAAGCAATGAGCAATTAACAACCGTAGGGACAGACCCTGTAGGGGCAGACCTGGTGTCTGCCCACATTTCCAACGCCTTAAAATTAGATTTAAAATCACAAATAGAAGCTATCTTGTTTGTAACTGATACATCACTAAAAACAGGTGCAATTGCAAAGTTGTTAAATGCATCTTATGACGAGGTGCAATCAGCACTTGTACAACTTATACAAGAATATGAAGATAGAAATGGAGGACTAGAAATTAGTACAGATGATGGTTACATTATTCAAGTAAAAACTCAATATTTAAACATAGTAACCGAGATGATGCCACTTGAGTTAAATCCAGGTCCCATGAGAACTCTTTCTGCAATTGCTTTAAAAGAACCAGTCTTACAGTCAGAAATTATAGATATGAGAGGTTCAGGAGCTTATGAACATATAAATGAACTTGTTGAACAAGAGTTGGTTTTTAAAAAACCTCAAGGACTCACTTACATTTTAAGAACCACAAAAAAGTTTCAACAGTATTTCAGGCTTACTCAAGAAGCAGATAAAATTAAAGAAAAATTACAAGAAGAAGCAGCAAAAAGAGCTAAGGAAAAAGAAAATTACTCTAAATCAACTTCATTATCACAAGCCATCTGA
- a CDS encoding segregation/condensation protein A — translation MEQVEQNKQITDFKNLGGGLELLVGLAEKGEIDPWDIDIIEVTNKYLQALDKTPRENLLNAGRAIFFASVLLRLKSDILLNISNETLMSSQATENFFPEDELLLHGQDGFHLDISRLESYLSRSSLCKQQRKRKISLSDLIFALKQAEEEEEKRTLRARLRAERAFTIAPLDGGEDILEIVQDDDVEDFVEKVEAVVQEHLTDEKPITLSFLTEILNNKVKPFLALLFLAHSQKVVLEQKEMYGEVFIYKGGVILEDVKEAEKKKPKKKKSIIEKVKDKVIEVITK, via the coding sequence ATGGAACAAGTAGAACAAAATAAACAAATAACTGACTTTAAAAACCTAGGTGGTGGATTAGAGCTACTTGTTGGACTTGCTGAGAAAGGTGAAATTGATCCATGGGATATTGACATTATTGAAGTTACAAATAAATACTTACAAGCTCTAGATAAAACTCCAAGAGAAAATCTTCTTAATGCTGGACGTGCAATCTTCTTTGCAAGTGTGCTCTTACGGTTAAAGTCAGACATACTTTTAAATATCTCAAATGAAACACTAATGTCAAGCCAAGCAACAGAAAACTTTTTCCCAGAAGATGAACTTTTACTTCATGGTCAAGATGGATTCCATTTGGATATCTCAAGACTGGAAAGTTATTTAAGTAGGAGTTCACTTTGTAAGCAACAAAGAAAACGTAAGATTTCACTTAGTGATTTGATTTTTGCTCTCAAGCAAGCTGAAGAAGAAGAAGAGAAAAGAACTCTTCGAGCAAGGCTTAGAGCTGAGAGAGCATTTACAATTGCTCCGCTTGATGGGGGAGAAGATATTTTAGAAATTGTTCAAGATGATGATGTTGAAGATTTTGTTGAAAAGGTTGAAGCTGTTGTTCAAGAACATTTAACAGATGAAAAACCCATAACATTAAGTTTTTTAACTGAAATATTAAACAATAAAGTAAAACCATTTTTAGCTCTATTATTCCTAGCTCACTCGCAAAAAGTAGTTCTTGAGCAAAAAGAAATGTATGGTGAAGTTTTTATATATAAAGGCGGAGTAATTTTAGAGGATGTTAAAGAAGCAGAGAAGAAAAAACCTAAAAAGAAAAAAAGCATCATTGAAAAAGTTAAAGATAAAGTGATTGAGGTTATAACAAAGTGA